The following are encoded in a window of Streptomyces sp. 11x1 genomic DNA:
- a CDS encoding alpha/beta hydrolase fold domain-containing protein: MSLLARPAVAAFAAKAMQRISAAASRRAGGRGSAAEWRARLPEYACVSRELTVPTAYGPARAVLYLPTGEGTSPPPVHVNFHGGGYVLPQIELDDALCRCIAVEAGSAVLNVDYVVAPQHPFPAPPRQAYEIVRWVAGHGGEHGWDGDRLSVGGQSAGGGLAAAVARQALEEKGPSIALQVLHYPPLDLATAARDKRAAIARPMLRPWMADVFDSAYIPDPERRADRLASPAHPSDTADLRGIAPAFVVTAEFDLLKAEAVAYADRLRTAGSLVGHHDVVGADHGYDTGDEARAREVYPLIAARVRQAFATGAGEEMV, from the coding sequence ATGTCCCTTCTCGCCCGCCCGGCGGTGGCCGCCTTCGCGGCCAAGGCGATGCAGCGTATCTCGGCGGCGGCCAGCCGCCGGGCCGGTGGGCGGGGCTCCGCCGCCGAGTGGCGCGCCCGCCTTCCCGAGTACGCCTGCGTCTCCCGCGAGTTGACGGTCCCCACCGCGTACGGCCCGGCCCGTGCCGTGCTGTACCTGCCGACCGGTGAGGGCACCTCTCCCCCGCCGGTCCACGTCAACTTCCACGGCGGCGGCTACGTCCTGCCCCAGATCGAGCTGGACGACGCGCTGTGCCGGTGCATAGCCGTCGAGGCGGGCTCGGCCGTGCTCAACGTGGACTACGTGGTCGCCCCGCAGCACCCGTTCCCGGCACCGCCCCGGCAGGCGTACGAGATCGTGCGCTGGGTGGCCGGACATGGGGGCGAGCACGGCTGGGACGGCGACCGGCTCTCGGTGGGCGGCCAGAGCGCGGGCGGCGGCCTCGCGGCGGCGGTGGCCCGTCAGGCCCTGGAGGAGAAAGGCCCCTCGATCGCGCTCCAGGTCCTGCACTATCCGCCGCTGGACCTCGCCACCGCCGCCCGCGACAAGCGGGCCGCGATCGCCCGGCCGATGCTGCGGCCGTGGATGGCGGACGTCTTCGACAGCGCGTACATCCCGGACCCGGAGCGGCGGGCCGACCGCCTTGCCTCTCCGGCGCACCCCTCGGACACGGCCGACCTCAGGGGCATCGCCCCGGCCTTCGTCGTCACCGCCGAGTTCGACCTGCTCAAGGCCGAGGCCGTCGCCTACGCCGACCGGCTCCGCACGGCCGGGTCGCTGGTCGGTCACCACGACGTGGTCGGCGCCGACCACGGCTACGACACCGGCGACGAGGCCCGGGCCCGTGAGGTGTACCCGCTGATCGCCGCCCGCGTACGACAGGCCTTCGCCACGGGGGCGGGCGAGGAGATGGTGTAG
- a CDS encoding catechol 2,3-dioxygenase: MAPPLGDIAHLGHVELLTPDLDRSLWFFTEILGLTENGRSGGSVHLRTWDDYEHHSLTLTAHSTSGIRRTALRTSSEEALRRRVGELESTGRAGRWVEDEPGIGPLYVTTDPDGHELALYWESEWYDAPADLRPGLKNQPQAKPGHGVGVRRLDHVNFLASAVGANAAFTRDVLGARATEQIVLDTGKVAAQWLTFTNKSYDVVYTEDWTGSRGRLHHIAFATDTREDILRAADLCLDQGVFIETGPHKHAIQQTFFLYVYEPGGNRIELCNPLTRLVLAPDWPLVTWTQAERAKGQAWGLRTIESFHTHGTPPVD, from the coding sequence ATGGCCCCGCCGCTCGGCGACATCGCCCATCTCGGCCATGTCGAACTGCTCACCCCCGACCTCGACCGCAGCCTCTGGTTCTTCACCGAGATCCTGGGCCTGACGGAGAACGGCCGCTCCGGCGGCTCGGTCCACCTGCGGACCTGGGACGACTACGAACACCACAGCCTCACCCTCACCGCCCACTCCACGAGCGGCATCCGCCGCACCGCGCTGCGGACCTCCAGCGAGGAGGCCCTGCGGCGTCGGGTCGGGGAACTGGAGAGCACCGGCCGCGCGGGCCGCTGGGTCGAGGACGAACCGGGCATCGGCCCGCTGTACGTCACCACGGACCCCGACGGCCACGAACTCGCCCTGTACTGGGAGAGCGAGTGGTACGACGCGCCGGCCGACCTCCGGCCCGGCCTGAAGAACCAGCCCCAGGCCAAACCCGGGCACGGGGTCGGCGTACGCCGCCTCGACCACGTCAACTTCCTCGCCTCCGCCGTCGGGGCCAACGCCGCCTTCACCCGCGACGTCCTCGGCGCCCGCGCCACGGAGCAGATCGTCCTCGACACCGGGAAGGTCGCCGCCCAGTGGCTCACCTTCACCAACAAGTCGTACGACGTCGTCTACACCGAGGACTGGACCGGCTCACGCGGCCGACTGCACCACATCGCGTTCGCCACGGACACCCGCGAGGACATCCTGCGGGCCGCCGATCTCTGCCTCGACCAGGGCGTGTTCATCGAGACGGGCCCGCACAAGCACGCCATCCAGCAGACGTTCTTCCTCTACGTCTACGAGCCGGGCGGCAACCGGATCGAGCTGTGCAACCCGCTCACCCGGCTCGTCCTCGCCCCCGACTGGCCGCTCGTCACCTGGACCCAGGCGGAGCGCGCCAAGGGCCAGGCATGGGGTCTGCGGACCATCGAGTCGTTCCACACGCACGGCACCCCGCCGGTCGACTGA
- a CDS encoding 4-oxalomesaconate tautomerase — MLMRGGTSKGAYFLAGDLPARAADRDELLLRVMGSPDPRQIDGLGGAHPLTSKVAMVSVSADPEADVDYLFLQVGVDANEVSDRQNCGNLLAGVGPFAVERGLVTVGEPETSVRVRMLNTGDLAVATFPTPGGRVAVTGDAEISGVPGTAAPVVIEFPPGGRPLLPTGNARDLVAGTEVTCVDNGMPTVLIPAAALGVTGHETPEALESEVALTGRLHEIRRAAGPLMGLGDVERTTVPKLSLLAPPRCGGAVTTRTFIPVRCHPSIGVLGAASVAAGLRVAGGVGEGIAQLPATGDRLRIEHPTGFLDMETRVTHGPDGAPSARRTAVVRTARKIFDGTVFPRPAGPAARP; from the coding sequence ATGCTGATGCGCGGCGGCACCTCCAAGGGCGCCTACTTCCTCGCCGGGGACCTCCCCGCCCGCGCGGCCGACCGGGATGAACTCCTGCTGCGCGTCATGGGCAGCCCGGACCCGCGCCAGATCGACGGCCTGGGCGGGGCCCACCCTCTGACCAGCAAGGTGGCCATGGTGTCCGTGTCGGCCGACCCCGAGGCCGACGTCGACTATCTGTTCCTCCAAGTCGGCGTCGACGCAAACGAGGTGAGTGATCGTCAGAACTGCGGCAATCTGCTCGCGGGCGTCGGCCCGTTCGCCGTCGAACGTGGACTGGTGACCGTCGGCGAGCCGGAGACCTCCGTCCGGGTCCGCATGCTCAACACCGGTGACCTCGCTGTCGCCACCTTCCCCACCCCCGGCGGCCGCGTCGCGGTCACCGGGGACGCGGAGATCTCCGGGGTGCCGGGGACGGCCGCGCCGGTGGTGATCGAGTTCCCGCCGGGCGGCAGGCCGCTGTTGCCCACCGGCAACGCCCGTGACCTGGTCGCCGGCACCGAGGTGACCTGCGTGGACAACGGCATGCCCACCGTGCTGATACCCGCCGCCGCCCTCGGCGTCACCGGTCACGAGACGCCCGAGGCCCTGGAGAGCGAGGTCGCCCTGACCGGCCGGCTGCACGAGATCAGACGCGCGGCCGGGCCGCTGATGGGACTCGGCGACGTCGAACGCACCACCGTGCCCAAACTCAGTCTGCTCGCCCCGCCCCGGTGCGGCGGCGCGGTCACCACCCGTACCTTCATCCCGGTCCGCTGCCACCCCTCCATCGGGGTGCTCGGCGCCGCGAGCGTGGCCGCCGGCCTGCGCGTCGCCGGAGGAGTGGGCGAAGGAATCGCCCAACTCCCTGCTACGGGCGACCGATTGCGCATCGAACACCCGACGGGCTTCCTCGACATGGAGACCCGGGTGACCCACGGCCCCGACGGCGCTCCCTCGGCGCGCCGCACGGCCGTCGTCCGCACCGCCCGAAAGATCTTCGACGGCACGGTGTTCCCCCGGCCCGCAGGCCCCGCCGCCCGCCCCTGA
- a CDS encoding 4-carboxy-4-hydroxy-2-oxoadipate aldolase/oxaloacetate decarboxylase: MGGVIVTNPPKADPADVEAIGRYGVATVHEAMGRTGLLGTHLRPIQRDTRIVGTAVTVLSWPGDNLMIHAAVEQCGEGDILVVTTTSPSTDGMFGELFATALRRRGVRGLVIDAGVRDTAELRAMDFPVWAAAVSAQGTVKATGGSVNVPVAVGGRPVHPGDVILADDDGVVVVPRSRARRTAEASAARERREAASRAAFLDGQLGLDRYGLRETLAGLGVTYRSYEDHENESAES, translated from the coding sequence ATGGGCGGCGTGATCGTCACCAACCCGCCGAAGGCGGACCCCGCGGACGTCGAGGCGATCGGCCGGTACGGCGTCGCCACCGTCCACGAGGCGATGGGCCGCACCGGCCTGCTCGGCACCCACCTCCGTCCGATCCAGCGGGACACCCGGATCGTCGGCACCGCCGTCACCGTCCTCTCCTGGCCCGGCGACAACCTCATGATCCACGCGGCGGTCGAGCAGTGCGGCGAGGGCGACATCCTCGTCGTCACCACCACCTCGCCCTCCACGGACGGCATGTTCGGCGAACTCTTCGCCACCGCCCTCAGGCGGCGTGGCGTACGCGGCCTGGTCATCGACGCCGGTGTGCGGGACACCGCGGAGCTCCGCGCGATGGACTTCCCCGTCTGGGCCGCCGCCGTCAGCGCCCAGGGCACGGTGAAGGCCACCGGCGGGTCCGTCAACGTGCCCGTGGCCGTAGGAGGCCGGCCCGTCCACCCCGGTGACGTGATCCTCGCCGACGACGACGGCGTGGTCGTCGTCCCCCGGTCACGGGCCCGCCGGACGGCCGAGGCCTCCGCGGCCCGCGAACGCAGGGAGGCCGCCTCTCGCGCCGCCTTCCTCGACGGCCAACTGGGCCTGGACCGCTACGGGTTGCGCGAGACGCTCGCAGGCCTCGGGGTGACCTACCGGTCGTACGAGGACCACGAGAACGAGAGCGCCGAGTCGTGA
- a CDS encoding PIG-L deacetylase family protein, with the protein MTDGTTSDAAPPRSTLVITAHAGDFVWRAGGAIALAASRGERVTIACLTFGERGESAKAWREGRTLDEIKAIRREEAEKAAATLGAGIVFFDAGDYPLTGTPELTDRLVTVYRAAQPDVVLTHPLEDPYNGDHPAASRMAMDARVLAQAIGYPAEGEIIGAPPVFFFEPHQPEMCGFKPQVLLDITEVWETKRMAMECLGAQRHLWDYYTDLAVRRGVQLKRNAGPNLGLAHRTMAEAYMRPYPQVTGVLD; encoded by the coding sequence ATGACCGACGGCACGACGTCCGACGCCGCCCCACCACGATCGACACTCGTCATCACCGCGCACGCGGGGGACTTCGTGTGGAGGGCCGGCGGCGCCATCGCCCTCGCGGCCTCGCGCGGGGAGCGGGTCACCATCGCCTGCCTCACCTTCGGTGAGCGCGGCGAGTCCGCCAAGGCCTGGCGCGAGGGCCGGACCCTCGACGAGATCAAGGCGATCCGCCGCGAGGAGGCCGAGAAGGCCGCCGCGACCCTCGGCGCCGGGATCGTCTTCTTCGACGCCGGCGACTACCCGCTGACCGGCACCCCGGAGCTCACCGACCGGCTGGTCACCGTCTACCGCGCGGCCCAGCCGGACGTCGTCCTCACCCACCCCCTGGAGGACCCCTACAACGGCGACCACCCGGCCGCCTCCCGCATGGCCATGGATGCCCGGGTCCTCGCCCAGGCCATCGGCTACCCGGCCGAGGGCGAGATCATCGGAGCCCCGCCGGTGTTCTTCTTCGAGCCGCACCAGCCCGAGATGTGCGGCTTCAAGCCCCAGGTCCTGCTCGACATCACCGAGGTCTGGGAGACCAAGCGCATGGCCATGGAGTGCCTGGGCGCACAACGGCACCTGTGGGACTACTACACCGACCTCGCCGTACGCCGGGGCGTCCAGCTCAAGCGCAATGCGGGCCCCAACCTGGGCCTCGCGCACCGGACCATGGCCGAGGCCTACATGCGCCCCTACCCGCAGGTCACGGGGGTGCTGGACTGA
- a CDS encoding GntR family transcriptional regulator — protein MQEEARPGTGEQAKQLALAKLRQAILRGEMAPAQRLVENELAEQFGVTRASIRAALIDLEAEGLVERIRNRGSRVRVVTVEEAVAISECRMVLEGLCAAKAATVATDDELAELADIGTAMTKAVADGEPVTYSELNQRLHARIREISGQRVAVELLERLNAQLVRHRFQLALRPGRPQHSLGEHLAMIETITARDPRAAEEAVRVHLTSVIAALRE, from the coding sequence ATGCAGGAGGAAGCCCGTCCGGGCACCGGGGAGCAGGCCAAACAGCTCGCGCTGGCGAAGCTGCGGCAGGCGATCCTGCGAGGCGAGATGGCACCGGCCCAACGGCTGGTGGAGAACGAACTCGCCGAGCAGTTCGGTGTGACACGGGCCAGCATCCGCGCGGCACTGATCGATCTGGAGGCCGAAGGGCTGGTCGAGCGCATCCGCAACCGCGGCTCGCGGGTGCGGGTGGTGACCGTGGAGGAAGCGGTCGCCATCAGCGAGTGCCGCATGGTGCTGGAAGGGCTGTGCGCGGCGAAGGCGGCCACTGTGGCCACCGACGACGAGCTGGCCGAACTGGCCGACATCGGCACGGCGATGACCAAAGCCGTGGCCGACGGAGAGCCGGTGACGTACTCCGAGCTGAACCAGCGGCTGCATGCCCGCATCCGGGAGATCTCCGGCCAGCGGGTGGCCGTGGAACTGCTGGAACGGCTCAACGCCCAGCTGGTCCGCCACCGCTTCCAGCTCGCGCTGCGGCCGGGACGGCCCCAGCACTCCCTGGGTGAACACCTGGCCATGATCGAGACGATCACGGCGAGGGACCCGCGGGCGGCCGAGGAGGCCGTCCGCGTCCACCTCACGAGCGTGATCGCCGCGCTGCGCGAATAG
- a CDS encoding EamA family transporter, producing MASPGEDGGERPNRYDASCELRTTSARWETRRLNPPNPLWGSRPPRGPSVTRSRPVLASAVPYLADVFTLRRVPAQVFGLFMGVNPVLAALAGWFMLGQHLGGIEWTAIGAVVAANALSMLVPRR from the coding sequence ATGGCCAGCCCGGGAGAGGACGGGGGCGAGCGGCCCAACCGGTACGACGCGAGCTGCGAACTCCGTACCACCAGCGCCCGTTGGGAGACGCGGCGGCTCAACCCGCCCAACCCGCTGTGGGGTTCCCGCCCACCACGGGGGCCGTCGGTTACGCGATCGCGGCCGGTTCTCGCCTCGGCCGTGCCGTACCTCGCGGACGTCTTCACCCTGCGCCGCGTACCCGCCCAGGTGTTCGGGCTCTTCATGGGCGTCAACCCCGTCCTGGCCGCGCTCGCGGGCTGGTTCATGCTCGGTCAGCACCTGGGCGGGATCGAGTGGACGGCGATCGGCGCGGTCGTCGCGGCGAACGCCCTCAGCATGCTCGTACCGCGCCGCTGA
- a CDS encoding NAD(P)/FAD-dependent oxidoreductase: MSTPHTSSGPPFLDPEELGFEALGFDPDALRARYRAERERRIRPDGGQQYQRIAGEFGHYDDDPYADGEFTREPLTDRVEAVVVGGGFGGLLAGARLRQAGVESIRVIEKGSDFGGTWYWNRYPGIHCDIESYIYLPLLEELGYVPRWKYAPGEEIRQHSRAIGRHFDLYRDAAFQTVATELRWDETELEWIVSTDRGDRMRARYVVVSSGALSRPKLPGIPGIETFKGHTFHTSRWDYDYTGGDANGGLTGLADKRVAVIGTGATAIQVVPHLGADAAHLYVFQRTPSTVDVRGNGPTDPEWARTLAPGWQAARMDNFLKTVTGVRAGTDLVNDAWTSSARLQEKLIPTDAYDDVPPDERERAYEIADFQKMNELRDRVATIVEDPETAEKLKPWYRYMCKRPTFSDHYLQTFNRPNVTLVDTADTHGVERITEKAVVVGGVEYEVDCVIFATGFEVGVSGLLSGRLPAYGRDGVGLLETWMATGPKTLHGFYSHGFPNLFQLGPLQNASAVNYVHILDQQSIHVGEVVAEARRRRARYVEPSAEAQDSWVATIREKAADLYKFQAECTPGYYNNEGRPRERSESYGDGPVAFHELLRRWRADGGFDDVLVGAE; this comes from the coding sequence ATGTCCACCCCCCACACTTCCTCCGGCCCCCCGTTCCTCGACCCCGAGGAACTCGGCTTCGAGGCGCTCGGCTTCGACCCGGACGCCCTCCGCGCCCGCTACCGCGCCGAGCGTGAACGCCGGATCCGTCCGGACGGCGGCCAGCAGTACCAGCGGATCGCCGGCGAGTTCGGGCACTACGACGACGACCCTTACGCCGACGGGGAGTTCACCCGCGAGCCGCTGACCGACCGGGTCGAGGCGGTCGTCGTCGGCGGCGGCTTCGGCGGGCTGCTCGCCGGGGCCAGACTGCGCCAGGCGGGCGTCGAGTCGATCCGGGTGATCGAGAAGGGCAGCGACTTCGGCGGCACCTGGTACTGGAACCGCTACCCGGGCATCCACTGCGACATCGAGTCGTACATCTATCTGCCGCTGCTCGAAGAGCTGGGCTACGTCCCGCGGTGGAAGTACGCCCCGGGCGAGGAGATCCGGCAGCACTCCCGGGCGATCGGCCGCCACTTCGACCTCTACCGGGACGCCGCCTTCCAGACGGTCGCCACCGAACTGCGCTGGGACGAGACCGAGTTGGAGTGGATCGTCTCCACCGACCGGGGCGACCGCATGCGCGCCCGGTATGTGGTCGTCTCCAGCGGCGCACTCAGCCGGCCCAAACTCCCCGGCATCCCCGGCATCGAGACCTTCAAGGGCCACACTTTCCACACCAGCCGCTGGGACTACGACTACACCGGCGGCGACGCGAACGGCGGTCTCACCGGCCTCGCCGACAAGCGCGTGGCCGTCATCGGCACCGGCGCCACCGCCATCCAGGTCGTCCCCCACCTGGGGGCCGACGCGGCCCACCTCTACGTCTTCCAGCGCACCCCCTCCACGGTGGACGTCCGCGGCAACGGGCCCACCGACCCGGAGTGGGCGAGGACGCTGGCCCCCGGCTGGCAGGCCGCGCGCATGGACAACTTCCTGAAGACCGTCACCGGCGTCCGGGCCGGGACGGACCTGGTGAACGACGCCTGGACCAGCAGCGCCCGTCTCCAGGAGAAGCTGATCCCGACCGACGCGTACGACGACGTCCCGCCGGACGAGCGGGAACGGGCCTACGAGATCGCCGACTTCCAGAAGATGAACGAGCTGCGCGACCGCGTGGCGACGATCGTCGAGGACCCGGAGACCGCCGAGAAGCTGAAGCCCTGGTACCGCTACATGTGCAAGCGGCCCACCTTCAGCGACCACTACCTCCAGACCTTCAACCGGCCCAACGTCACCCTCGTCGACACGGCCGACACACACGGCGTCGAGCGGATCACCGAGAAGGCCGTGGTGGTCGGCGGGGTCGAGTACGAGGTGGACTGCGTCATCTTCGCCACCGGCTTCGAGGTCGGTGTCTCGGGTCTGCTCTCCGGCCGCCTCCCCGCGTACGGCCGGGACGGCGTCGGCTTGCTGGAGACCTGGATGGCGACCGGCCCGAAGACCCTCCACGGCTTCTACAGCCATGGCTTCCCCAACCTCTTCCAGCTCGGCCCGCTGCAGAACGCCAGCGCCGTCAACTACGTCCACATCCTCGACCAGCAGTCGATCCATGTGGGCGAGGTCGTCGCCGAGGCCCGCAGGCGCCGAGCCCGGTACGTGGAGCCGAGCGCCGAGGCCCAGGACTCCTGGGTCGCCACCATCCGCGAGAAGGCTGCCGACCTGTACAAGTTCCAGGCGGAGTGCACCCCCGGCTACTACAACAACGAGGGCCGGCCCAGGGAGCGCAGCGAGTCGTACGGCGACGGACCCGTCGCCTTCCACGAACTGCTCCGGCGATGGCGTGCGGACGGCGGCTTCGACGACGTGCTCGTGGGCGCCGAGTGA
- a CDS encoding SDR family oxidoreductase: MAEQRSGPSRDVVVVTGAGGMGVAIARRTGSGRTVLLADASRGQLDRAVGVLSDEGYAVRGVPTDVSDRGSVDGLVAEAAAEGRVAVVVHTAGVSAAQGSAETILKVNLLGTAHVVDAFEAVAGPGAAMVCVSSMAGHVAALGREDEAALATAPAEHLLGLAAVKAVGDSATRAYIVSKRANQVRVEAAALAWSRRGARINSVSPGVVATAMAKAEAEGPSGAHMLSMLEASGAGRTGTPTEIADAVAFLIGPEARYITGTDLLVDGGQAAWLRHHRQA; this comes from the coding sequence ATGGCGGAGCAGCGGTCCGGCCCGTCGCGTGACGTGGTCGTCGTCACCGGCGCGGGGGGCATGGGTGTGGCGATCGCCCGCCGGACCGGCAGCGGACGCACGGTCCTGCTCGCCGATGCCTCGCGCGGTCAACTCGACCGTGCGGTCGGCGTGTTGAGCGATGAGGGCTATGCGGTGAGGGGCGTCCCGACCGATGTGTCCGACCGCGGGTCCGTCGACGGGCTCGTGGCGGAGGCCGCCGCCGAGGGCCGGGTGGCCGTCGTCGTGCACACCGCCGGAGTCTCCGCCGCCCAGGGGTCCGCCGAGACGATCCTGAAGGTCAACCTGCTGGGCACCGCCCACGTGGTCGACGCCTTCGAGGCGGTGGCCGGACCGGGGGCGGCCATGGTCTGCGTCTCCAGCATGGCCGGCCATGTCGCCGCCCTCGGCCGCGAGGACGAGGCCGCCCTCGCCACGGCCCCGGCGGAGCACCTCCTTGGCCTGGCAGCGGTGAAGGCCGTCGGGGACAGCGCGACGCGGGCGTACATCGTCTCCAAGCGGGCCAACCAGGTGCGCGTCGAGGCCGCCGCGCTCGCCTGGAGCCGGCGCGGCGCCCGGATCAACAGCGTCAGCCCCGGGGTCGTCGCCACCGCCATGGCGAAGGCGGAGGCCGAGGGCCCGAGCGGCGCGCACATGCTGTCCATGCTGGAGGCGAGCGGAGCCGGCCGTACCGGCACCCCGACGGAGATAGCGGACGCCGTGGCCTTCCTCATCGGCCCCGAAGCGCGTTACATCACCGGCACGGACCTGCTCGTCGACGGCGGCCAGGCCGCCTGGCTGCGACACCACCGGCAGGCCTGA
- a CDS encoding SDR family NAD(P)-dependent oxidoreductase: protein MSSDGLDGRGVVVTGAGSGIGRAAALKFAAAGAKVLVADIAEKAAGETVEVITAAGGSAVAVVGDLSDHVVVDEVVARAVETFGGLDVLVNNAGIMDRMSALADVDDSEWERVIRVNLTAPFLLTRAALPHMLKAERGAIVFTASEAGLRGSAAGAAYTASKHGVVGLVKSLSVMYRKQGIRANAIAPGPTLTNIQVDADQQAHGPAVIGGLIGATIGRLGTAEEQADAIVFLASDAAAFVNGVVLPVDDAWAAV, encoded by the coding sequence ATGAGCAGTGACGGTCTCGACGGCCGCGGTGTCGTCGTCACGGGCGCCGGTTCCGGCATCGGGCGCGCGGCGGCCCTGAAGTTCGCCGCGGCGGGTGCGAAGGTGCTGGTCGCCGACATCGCCGAGAAGGCCGCCGGGGAGACCGTCGAGGTGATCACGGCGGCCGGCGGCAGCGCCGTCGCGGTCGTCGGCGATCTCAGTGACCATGTGGTCGTGGACGAGGTCGTCGCACGTGCCGTGGAGACCTTCGGCGGGCTGGACGTCCTGGTGAACAACGCTGGGATCATGGACCGGATGTCCGCCCTCGCCGATGTCGACGACAGCGAGTGGGAGCGGGTGATCCGGGTCAACCTGACCGCGCCGTTCCTGCTCACCCGGGCCGCCCTGCCGCACATGCTGAAGGCGGAACGCGGCGCGATCGTCTTCACCGCGTCCGAGGCGGGACTGCGCGGCAGCGCGGCCGGTGCCGCGTACACGGCGTCGAAGCACGGTGTCGTCGGCCTGGTGAAGAGCCTGTCGGTGATGTACCGCAAGCAGGGCATCCGGGCCAACGCGATAGCCCCCGGCCCGACGTTGACCAACATCCAGGTCGACGCCGACCAGCAGGCGCACGGCCCGGCGGTCATCGGCGGGCTGATCGGCGCCACCATCGGCCGGCTCGGCACGGCCGAGGAACAGGCCGACGCCATCGTCTTCCTCGCCTCCGACGCGGCCGCCTTCGTCAACGGCGTGGTACTGCCCGTCGACGACGCCTGGGCCGCCGTCTGA
- a CDS encoding DUF1996 domain-containing protein — translation MRRNTRKRSNTARRAVGAAAAVAIGAGGLVAVNIYASAGETGASKGSAQNQVLAAGSSTIDCPDVGQKLTSVPAQAKAQVDRELALLDKQISEAYQRLSTSQRAIQQDPSFAQNAIVNPLKDKRKATIDRIAIAIGRVAAKPQGLDALAACTLRPTGNQPAPAPSGGANQGGNNPNAGVAGNGPVAADFVDITKVRPNVRTPARSARASKGVFVTQCGVNANKLYNSDNIIVAPGVTNGAHHMHDYIGNQDNDAFSSDQDFAKAGTSCRNKGDKSSYYWPVLRLQDGTKEFDAALQGGGAEGNTGRILTAKKATLNFVGSPRGKVVAMPKFLRIITGDAKAFVNGNANANASWSCTGFENKVQLKDKYPLCPSGSDVVRTFKFQSCWDGKNIDSANHRTHVAFADANGKCQAGFKAIPQLVQRLVYDVDAPSVKDNGKTRPFYSLDGFPEQQHKPVTDHGDFINVFDKKLMNKAVQCINTGRKCS, via the coding sequence ATGAGACGCAACACGCGAAAGAGATCGAACACCGCCCGCCGAGCGGTGGGTGCGGCAGCCGCTGTGGCCATCGGCGCCGGCGGACTGGTGGCGGTCAACATCTACGCCTCGGCAGGCGAGACCGGCGCTTCCAAGGGCTCCGCCCAGAACCAGGTGCTCGCAGCCGGATCGTCCACCATCGACTGTCCTGACGTGGGCCAGAAGCTGACGTCGGTGCCGGCCCAGGCGAAGGCTCAGGTCGACAGGGAACTGGCCCTGCTCGACAAGCAGATCTCCGAGGCGTACCAGCGCCTCTCCACCTCGCAGCGGGCCATTCAGCAGGACCCCAGCTTCGCGCAGAACGCGATCGTGAATCCTCTGAAGGACAAGCGGAAGGCGACGATCGACCGGATCGCCATCGCCATCGGCCGGGTGGCGGCCAAGCCGCAGGGCCTCGACGCCCTGGCGGCGTGCACACTGCGCCCCACCGGGAACCAGCCCGCTCCCGCCCCGAGCGGCGGAGCCAACCAGGGCGGCAACAACCCCAATGCCGGTGTGGCCGGCAACGGTCCCGTCGCCGCCGACTTCGTGGACATCACCAAGGTGAGGCCCAACGTCCGCACGCCCGCCCGGTCGGCGCGGGCGTCGAAGGGTGTCTTCGTCACCCAGTGCGGCGTGAACGCCAACAAGCTGTACAACAGCGACAACATCATCGTCGCGCCGGGTGTCACCAACGGCGCGCACCACATGCACGACTACATCGGCAACCAGGACAACGACGCCTTCTCCAGCGACCAGGACTTCGCCAAGGCGGGGACCAGCTGCCGGAACAAGGGCGACAAGTCGTCGTACTACTGGCCGGTGCTGCGGCTCCAGGACGGCACCAAGGAGTTCGACGCCGCCCTGCAGGGCGGCGGTGCCGAGGGCAACACGGGCCGGATCCTGACGGCCAAGAAGGCCACCCTGAACTTCGTGGGCAGCCCCCGCGGCAAGGTGGTGGCGATGCCCAAGTTCCTGCGCATCATCACCGGTGACGCCAAGGCGTTCGTCAACGGAAACGCCAACGCCAACGCCTCCTGGAGCTGCACCGGCTTCGAGAACAAGGTGCAGCTGAAGGACAAGTACCCGCTCTGCCCCTCGGGCAGCGACGTGGTGCGTACCTTCAAGTTCCAGAGCTGCTGGGACGGCAAGAACATCGACAGCGCCAACCACCGCACGCACGTGGCCTTCGCCGACGCGAACGGCAAGTGCCAGGCCGGGTTCAAGGCCATCCCGCAGCTCGTGCAGCGGCTGGTGTACGACGTGGACGCGCCCAGTGTGAAGGACAACGGCAAGACCCGTCCGTTCTACTCTCTGGACGGTTTCCCCGAGCAGCAGCACAAGCCGGTCACCGATCACGGTGACTTCATCAACGTCTTCGACAAGAAGCTGATGAACAAGGCGGTGCAGTGCATCAACACCGGACGTAAGTGCAGCTGA